AGATCTGTAGAAGAGATGTTGTTCAATGTAAGTATGAGAGGCTGGGGGATTTTTGTTTCATGTGTGGACTGCTTTTCCATACGGAACGATTTTGTAGTAAGAAGTTCGACATGCAGCATCAAGACAGTACCAGGGAATGGGGTTCGTGGCTTCGTGCTCCGCCACGGAGGGCGGAGGGACAGGAGAAGAGTAGGTGGCTATGGGATGAGAAGGATGATAATTGGGGCGGTAATTTAGGATCTGATAGCTGTCAGAATCAATTTTCGGAGGGACAAGCGCCACAAAAGGATAGAGACGATTTGTATCGACGTGATGTTAGAACAAACATGCATGGGAGTGCTAAATTAGCGGGGTCAAGTTTGTTAATTGGAAATTCAAAAATTCAGGAGgcaaaattaaaaaataaaagtCTTATTGGGCCCCTAGAGGATGAATTAGATGGGCTTAGTATTGaggaaaagaaaaggaaaaggaatGGGCCTCAAGAAGAAGTGTTTTTGATAACGGATGGCGAGACTGATGTTGGAAACCTAGATGTCGTTCTTTCTAATATGGATTGTTTGGTGTCTTCTCCTACTCTATTGGTTGAGTCTGCAATGCAGGCCAGCCAACCATTATGAATCTACTAAGATGGAATTGCTGGGGACGGGGTAATCCTCGAGCAATTTGTATCCTTAGCGACCTGGTAAAGGTACGCAAGCTCGATTTTTTATTTTTATCTGAGGCTATCTCAAATGCAAATAAGATTGAAGCTCTTCGTATAAAGTTTGGTTTTTTTCAATATTTCTTTGTTGATTGTGTTGGCCATAGTGGTGGGTTAACAGTTTTTTGGAGACATCAAGTAAAATATGAAATTGCCGGTTACTCGCGAAATCACATTGATGTTGTTTTTACTGAAAATAATGTAACTTCCTGGCGTCTTTCTTGTTTTTACGGCTTTCCTGAGAGGCAAAGATGTAGTAATTCTTGGCATTTTATTCGTAATTTAGCTAGAGTTTCTCAgctgtcttggtgcatatttggTGATTTTAATGGTCTCCTCTATTCCTCTGATAAGTTTGGAGTTGTCCCTCACCCACAAAATCTGTTGGATGGCTTTAGAATGGTTGTTGAGGACTGCTTATTATCTGAAATCGATCTTGTAGGTGGTAAGTACACCTGAGAACGAGGCCAAGGTACGGACATGTGGGTTAGAGAGAAGCTTGATAGAGCTTTTGCTACTAGTTCCTGGCTGAGGAAATTTCCGTTGTGCAAGCTTACAGTCCACCATGTAACCTACTCTGATCATGATCCAATTAATTTGGATCTGCTTTATCTACACTGTTCGAGTAAACAGTTCTGGTTTAAGTTTGAAAGCACATGACTTGAAGAACCTACTTTCAGAAAGGATGTTGTTGATTATTAGTTGGATCTGCCTTCTTTTTATATCCTTCCTAAGCTTATTTATGTTTTGTCTTTCATGGCGCGTTGGGATAGAAACTTTTGTCATAAGTTCAGGGATAAGATTAAAAAGCATAAGGAAGCTCTGTCAAAGCTGGTTGATCGAACAGATGCAGCTGGTTTGAATCTTTATTTTGCTGAACGAGAGAAGCTTGATGAGTTACTCCGTCATGAAGAGGTTTATTGGAAGCAACGGGAAAATACTTTTTGGCTAATAGAGGGAGACACCAATACTAAATTTTTTCATGCAAATGCTTCTACGAGAAGGAAAATGAATCGTATCTGCTTACTTGAGAAAGAGAATGGTAAGAAGGTGGAAATCATGAGGAGATGTGCCATATAGTCAGAGATTATTTCTCAACTGTGTTTCAAGGTGATCAAAGAGAtagtaatatgcatcagaataTTGGCAGCAGTACATGTATTTCATAGGAGCAAAACAGAAAGTTGGTAGAAGAAGTCTCATTCGAGAAGTTTTTTTTGGCCATCAAACAGATGCATCCTGATAAAGCATCGAGGCCTGATGGTTTGAATCCGGCGTTCTTTCAACAGTTTTGGGCTATGCTAGGCAAGGAGGTATTTAATTGTTGTGAAGAATGGTTGTAAGGTGGCTCTATCCTGCACATATAAATGATACAAATGTGATCTTGATTCATAAAAAGGAGAATGTGTGTAATATGAAAGATTTACGACCAATCGCTCTATGTAATGTTCTTTATTAAATTCTAGCAAAAGTCCTAGCAAATCGGTTGAAACTGGTTCTTCCTGGTTTGATTTCCGAAAATCAATCGGCCTTTGTTCCCGGGAGAAATATTACTGACAATGTGTTAGTGGAATTCGAGATCATTCACCATATGAACAGGAAATCCAATGGAAGTAAGGGTGAAATAACTCTATATCTTGACATTAGCAAGACTTATGATAGGGTGGAGCGGGTTTCTTCTCAAAGAAATGATGCTTCGAATGGGTTTCTGCAATAGATGGATAAATTGGATCATGATGTGTGTAACGACGGTATCGTATGATTTTTGTTTTAATGGCTCTTATATTGGACCGATTATTCCATCGAGGGGACTTTGTCAAAAGGGACCCCTTGTCCCCGTATTTATTTCTCTTGTGTGTAGAAGGATTATcagattcattgattaatgttGCGGCTGTAGGAGATATTCACGGCTTTCAAATTTGTCCTTCTGCGCCTATAGTTACTCATCTACTCTTTGCAAATGATagctttctttctttttttcggGCAAGTAACGAGGAAGCTAATAACATTGTGGCTTTGCTTAAAGATTATGAGTATCGCTCAGGACAACCAGTAAATCTTCAAAAATTGGTGGTATTCTTTAGTGCAAACGTGGGTCAAGAGAAGAGAGAGGAGTTGTCTGCAATTCTCGGTGTTTTCAATGATTTAAGGGACAATAAATATTTGGGTTTGCCATCTCTAGTTGGTCGATCCAAAAAATGAGTTTTCAGCTTTGTGAAGGAAAAGGTTTGGAGGAAAATTCAAGGGTGGAAGTCTAAACCTATATCTCATGCAGGTAGGCTGTTTTAATCAAAAATGTTGCTCAATCTCTATCGTCTTATTGCATGTCTTGTTTTTTACTTCCCAAGTCTCTGTGTCAAGAGATCGAAAGGATGCTCAATAAATTCTGGTGGAATTCAGGCTCGACTGAAAGGAGAGGCATAAACTGGTTGTCGTGGGATGCTATTTCCATGTCAAAGTCGAAGGGAGGGTTAGGTTTCAGAAGTTTATATGGTTTTAATATAGCTTTGTTGGGTAAGCTGTGTTGGAATCTCCTGAATAAACATCTATCTCTGGTTGCTCGTCTCTACAAAGCACGTTACTATCCTAATGATCATCTGCTAAAAGCTAATGTGAAACCTAGTTCGAGTTTTATTTGGACGGGTATTTTAACAGCTAAAAACACACTAGCTGGAAGTTTTAGGTGGGTCCTGGGGGATGGGGTTGATATTGATGCGTGTAAAGACCCTTGGTTGAGAGGGAAACAGGATTTTAAGATGGGTCAAAATCACACTTATGAGGGTGATAATACCTCTGTATCGTCTCTGTATATGGCTGGTGGGAAGGCCTGAGATGTTGCCAAGGTTAGAGGAATGTTTTGTGCAGATGATGTCATTAGTACATTAAATACTACGATCCCTCAGAATGGTGTCAAGGATAGAATTGTTTGGACAAAAACTACTAATGGTCACTATATTGTGAAGACATGGGCATGAAAGAAATCTGGGAACGAGTAGTGTAACTCAGTCAAGGGGTTGGGAAAAAATTTGGAGGTTGTCAATACCTCACAACGTCAAAGTATTTCGGTGGCGTCTGTGTAGGAATAATCTTCCTGTTCAGTACAGGTTGATCTTTAAGGGTGTTCAACTACCTGTAACGTGTCCAATGtgtgatttggatgttgaaaatGTGATTAACTTATTCTTTGAGTGCCCCTTTCCTCGCCAGTGCTGGTCCTATGTTGGAGTTAGCCATGATACGCAGTTGGTAGAGGCTGAGCCAGATTGGATTCTAAATAAAATATATGAAGGTTCTGGGGATGAGGTGATTAAAATTGCAAAATATCTCTGGGGTATCTGATTTTTTCGTAACAAAAAGGTGTGGGAGAATAGATCAGTTAATCATGTTACTGCTATGGACATGAGTGCAAAAATGTTCTCTGATTGGAAGCTAGTTGTTGGCACAAGGAAGACAATGCAGGTCAATGTGGTTTCACCTGTGGTTGCCTCTAATACGAGCTGGTCACCTCCAGAGATTGGCTGCTTAAAACTTAACACTGATGTTTCTATACGGACTAATTCTACATCATTTTCGGTAGGGCTAGTACTACAGGATCATCTGGGAACGTTTGTAGTAGGAAATATCGCTTCTTTGTCTGGTTCCTATACGGTTCTGGAAGCTGAAACTCTTGCGATCTGTGAAGGCTTGAAGTGGGTGATGTCGATGTCGTATCAGAAGGTGTCTATTGAGTCTGATTTTCTCCTCTCAGTGCAAGCAATTCAAAGTCCTTGCAAGAATGTATTGGAAGTTGGTCACATCTTGGAAAGTTGTCGAACTTATTTGCGATCTAGATTAGACTTTTCAATTTCTTTTGTCAAACGGCAATCAAACAACAAAGCAACCCATGAAATGACTAAAATTCCTTATTTGCTCAATTGTCAAAGAGTGTTCACTATTCCTTCATCTAGTATGCAAGAGATGCTTTTGTATGATTTACCTGATTATTGAAAGTCctcatttttattcaaaaaaaattgatAAGTTCTCACAATATTAATGTCACATTCATGTTAATGAAATCAATTCTTAGTACATATATATGAAACCGAAAAACTGCTTCTACTTTCTACCTTTCTTTTACGATTCCTCGTGAAGATGCAATTGTCCACAAATAACAAACGGAAATGTATTATTTGAGAATCAGTTTACAATACATTTAATATTGCTTCATTAATTTTGAGTTTAATGATTAATACTAAAATTTTATCGAATTTCTTTAAAGATTCTTCTATGAAATTCTCTAATTTTTTTAAGATTCTCTTCAAATAAGTTATATTAAGATTTTTTAAAAGATtctattaaataaataatagtttAAAAAATTATGTTGAATAACTagattaataaaataattattacaaattcaacatataaataattgattttttttcaaaaaaatatatttagtatACATACTATTATTacattaaataatttaaatataatacaCAATTGTACCTTAAGAATTTGTTACATGCGAGGTTTTG
This genomic interval from Apium graveolens cultivar Ventura chromosome 8, ASM990537v1, whole genome shotgun sequence contains the following:
- the LOC141679959 gene encoding uncharacterized protein LOC141679959 produces the protein MNLLRWNCWGRGNPRAICILSDLVKVRKLDFLFLSEAISNANKIEALRIKFGFFQYFFVDCVGHSGGLTVFWRHQVKYEIAGYSRNHIDVVFTENNVTSWRLSCFYGFPERQRCSNSWHFIRNLARVSQLSWCIFGDFNGLLYSSDKFGVVPHPQNLLDGFRMVVEDCLLSEIDLVGGKYT